The window ACGCCACCTTCTACAACGGCATGGACTTCAACGCGGGCGGCACGCACGAGGCCCGCGTCGGTTTCGAGTCGGACACCTGGGGCACCTCCCGGTCCTTCTTCAACATCACCTTCGACCCGGATCTCAAGGGCACGAAGATCACCAAGGCCAAGCTGACCGTGCTGGAACGGTACGCCTGGTCCTGCAGTCCGCGCAGCGTCAGCGTGCATCGCACCGGGCCGATCACCTCCCACACCAACTGGAAGAACGCGCCCAAGCTCCACGACGGCAACAAGCTGGCCACCAAGAGCTTCGCCCACGGCTACAAGTCCAGCTGCGGGGACGACTACGAGACGTTCGACGTAAGGAAGGGCGCCCAGGAAGCGGCGGACGACGGCGACGACACCATCACCTTCGGTATGCGGGCCCGTGACGAGAACGCCCAGTACGCCTGGAAGAAATTCCAGGCCAACGGCGACTTCGGGCCCACCCTGCGACTGGAGTACAACCGCAAGCCCGCCATCGTCTCCAACTCCCTGGACCTCGGTCCGGACGGCAAGTGCACCACCACGAAGCCGTACGTCCGTATGGGCTCGGGCGATCTCACCTTCACCGCCAAGGCCACGGACAAGGACAAGAACCTCGACTTCTTCGACTTCGATCTGTGGGAGCTGGGCCAGTGGAAGACCACGGGTGACCTGCTCGGGTCGACCGGCAAGAAGACCGTGGCAAACGGCACCGGCGAAGCACTGGTGATCACTTCGGGATTCGCCACCAGCAAGCTCAAGAGCGGCGCCACGTACTCGTGGCGGGTCCGGGCCGTCGACGACGCGGAGAGCTCTTCGGGCTACTACCCGAAGAAGGCCCCGTGCCGGTTCGTCCTGGACACCACCGCACCCAGGCCTCCCAAGGTCACCTCCACCGACTACCCGAACGCCGACGCGAGCGAGAACGGCTTCGGCAGCGGCGCCGAGGACGCGACCTGGAGCGTCAAGAAGTTCGGCTCACCGGGCTCCTTCACATTCCGCGCCGTCAACACGGACGTCAAGCGCTACGACTACAGCTTCAACTCGCCCTCCTACACGGGCTCCGTCAGCCGGGTGCCCGGAAGCGCCACCTCGGTCACGGCCACCATCAACGACGCCAAACCGCCGAGCGCCGGCCCCAACGTGCTGTACGTGCGGGCCGTCGACAGCGCCGACAACGCCTCGGAGCCGACGAAGTACCTCTTCTACGTCACCCCTCGCGACCAGGCCGACACCCCGGGCGACTTCACCGGCGACAAGCTCCCGGACCTCATGGTCGTCACCGAAGCCGGAAACCTCGCCCTCTACCCGTCCCAGCAGGACACCGAGTCGGGCAAGGGCACCGGCGACCTGGACTTCTCCATGCCCGGTGCCTACCGGGCCAATCCGAACAAGGACCCGGCCGGCGACGACCTTCCGCCCTACGTCGCAGCGTCGAGCGGCCACTTCAAGGGCGCCCTCATCACGCACAACGGCGACATCACCGGCGGTGACGGACTCCAGGACCTCGTCGTGCGCGTCGGCGGCAAGCTGTGGGTCTATCCCGGGGACGGCTACGGCGCGGTCAACAGCGACAAGCGCCAGGAAATCCTCCTGCCCGACAACGCCCCCAGTCCCGCGAACTTCACCCAGATCGTGGCGGCCGGCGACATCACCGGTGACGGCCGCACCGACTTCCTCGCGACCGTCGACAACGGCACCGACGACGACCTGTGGGCCTTCACCGGCTATCACGGCGCCACGGTCGACCAGGCGATCCGCCTGCTCGCCTCGGGCTGGAAGGACCGGGACATCGTCACCGTCCAGGATGTCTCCGGTGACGGCATCGCCGACCTCGTCTTCCGTACCGATGTCTCCGGCAGGCTGCTGCTGCGCAAGGGAATCGCGGCGTCGAGCGGTGGGGTCGACCCCAACTCGCTGGGCACTGCCGCCAGTTCATCCGGCGGCGCGGACCACGAGTACGCCGCGTCCGGCTGGACCCGCACTGCCGTGCCCATGCTTGTCGGTATCCCGGACACCAACGGGGATTCGATTCCCGACATCTGGGCCATTCGGTCCGACGGCTCCGTGGGTTTCTACGCCGGCGGCAGAACCGGGCTCACCGGGAACCCGGTTCAGGTCTACGGCGCCCACGACTTCTGGCTGACGCGTATCGCGATCGGATGAGGTCAAGGGGTGGGGCCCGTCTCCGCAGGGAGGCGGGCCCCAGACCCGTCACGCCCGGAGCCCCTCGTTCCACATATGCGGGTCTTGCGGATGTCCGTGCGGCTCATCGTCGTCACCGAGAGCTGTGACGATCTCTCCAGCGCCGCTGGTGTCGGCCAGACGCTGACGTCCTACGAGACGCTGCCGATGGTCACCCTCCGGGTCGATCGGAGCGGGCTTGTCGAGCTCGCCGCCCAGGACGGGGTGGCGCCTTCTTCAAGGACCGGATCGTCGCCGAGGCCTGCTTCTCCCCCATCGACGCCGCCAACTCCGCCGCCGTGGAAACACCCGGTGCGGCCGATATTTCGTACGGCGCCGAAATTCTCGTACTTCGAATTCCGCGCATTCCCGCATTACCCCGACGGCGCCTCAACCACCCCCGTCCGCCGCAATTTCTGCCAGCGCAGTCGCCCTCCGGTCAGAGCCGTTATCCAGGACTGGAGCAGAACGACATACATGAGCTGGCGATAGAGAATTTGCTGGAGGGGAAACGAGATGAGGGGCGTCAGGGATTCGCGGTCGAGCCGGAAGGCGTACGCCGCACAGACCGCCTGGATCGTCAGGACCCCCAGCCAGGCCGCGACGGTCCTGCCGGTGGGGCCGAAGACCAGGCCGTAGACGAGGAACACGTCGATCAGCGGGGCCAGTAGCGGGGCCACCACCATGAACAGCGACACCAACGGCAGCCCCACCCGGCCGAACCGGCCCGACGGGCCCCGTTCCACCAGCGCCCCGCGGTGCTTCCAGATCGCCTGCAGGGTGCCGTACGACCACCGGTAGCGCTGCGACCACAGCTGCTGGACCGTCTCCGGCGCCTCGGTCCAGGCGCGGGCCTTCTCGGCGTAGACGACCCGCCAGCCGTCCCGGTGCAGCGCCATGGTGATGTCGGTGTCCTCGGCGAGCGTGTCGTCGCTCATGCCGCCGACGCGTTCGAGAGCGCTGCGACGGAACGCCCCTACCGCGCCCGGGATCGTCGGCATACAGCGCAGCACGTCGTACATACGGCGGTCCAGGTTGAAGCCCATCACATACTCGATGTGCTGCCAGGCGCCGATGAGGGAGTCCCGGTTGCCGACCTTGGCGTTGCCGGCCACGGCGCCGACGCGCGGGTCGGCGAAGGGCTGGGCCAGCTCCCGGACCGTGGACGGTTCGAAGACCGTGTCGCCGTCCATCATCACGACGATGTCGTACCGGGCGTTGGCCAGACCGCGGTTGAGGGCGGCGGGCTTGCCCGCGTTGAGCTGGCGGATCACCCGTACGTTCGGCAGGCCCAGCGCCTCCACGATGCGCGCGGTGCCGTCGGTCGAGCCGTCGTCGACGACGAGGATCTCGATCGGGTGCTCGCCGGCCACGAGCGAACGCACGGTGTTCTCAATGCACTTGGCCTCGTTGTACGCCGGTACGAGCACCGACACCGGCTCGGTCACCACAGGGCCCCACTCCCGGCGGCGCACCCTGCGGGCGTGGACGCCGGACAGCAGGAACATCAGGGCGAGGCGGCCGATGACGAGGACACCGACGACGGCGAGGCCGACGACCAGGACGTCCGTGATGTCGTCGGAGGCGCGCACCAGCCAGATCCACGCCCTGCCCTTCCACAGGTCGACGCCGGTGACCTCGGTGTGCGCGCCGGGCGCGCCGAGGGCCTCGGTGAGGGTCTCGAACTCGTAGCCCTGGGTCTTGAGTTGAGGCAGGAGCCGGTCCAGGGCCCGCACGGTCTGGTCGCGGTCGCCGCCGGAGTCGTGCATCAGGACGATCGCGCCCCTGCCGCCCTCGGGGGTGGAGTTGCGGATGATCCGCTCGACGCCGGGCCTGCGCCAGTCCTCGCTGTCGGTGTCGTTGACGACGGTGAGATAGCCGCGGGTGCCGATGTACTCGGTCACCGGCCAGGACTCGTTGTCCAGGGCGCCCGCGGAGGAGGAGTACGGCGGACGGAACAGCGAGGTGCGGATGCCGGCCGCGCCGGTGAGCGCGAGCTGGTTCTGGGAGAGCTCCCAGTCGATGCGCTGTTTCGACTGGCGGGAGAGATCGGGGTGGTTGAAGGTGTGCAGGCCGATCTCATGGCCCTCCTCGACCATGCGCCGCACCAGGTGCGGGTGGCGGGAGGCCATGGTGCCGGTGACGAAGAACACCGCGTGGGCGTCATGCTTCGCGAGCACGTCCAGGACTTTGGGGGTCCAGGTCGGGTCCGGGCCGTCGTCGAAGGTGAGGACCAGTTGGTGGTCCTCCAGGCGTCGGCTCTCGGTACGGCCGCCGCGGGTGTCGATGACCGGCCCGCCCTCCCGGATCCGCTCCGGAACCCGGTCGGCGGCGACGGGCGGCCGAACCCGGTGGTCGGCCAGGATCTCGCTGTGCACATAGCCGCGCAGCAGCAGCATCGCCATCAGGGCCACGAGGGCGAGCGAGGGGAGCAGGAGGCGCAGGGGGAGGCGGCGGGCGGTACGGGGTGGCATCGGACGGTGGGCTCCGGGGCGGCGGGTGGTACGGGCCGGCATCAGAGGGCGGGCTCCGGGACCGTACGGCTGCCGCTGCCCGTGCCGCCGCCGCTGTCACCGGCGGGTGGGTCCGGTGGCGTGATCGAGGGTGCCGCGGTGGTCGGCGGGGCGGGTGTGCCGGTGGCCGGAGGGTCGGGCGACTCCTCGGGGGTCACCGTCGGATCGGTGCCCGGGGTGGTCGCCGTCACCGTGGGCTCGGGTTCGACCGACGGAGCCGGGTCCTCGGGGTCGGCGGAGGCGCCGGGTGTGGCGGCGGGCGCGCTCGTGGCGGGCGCCGTACTGCCGACCGGCGGCGGGACATCGGCGGGCTGCACGCCGGTGGCGCCGGTGGGCTCGGCGGAGGCCGCGGGCCGCGGGGAGTCCTCGACCCTGCCCGCCTCCTTGTCCTCACCCTGGCCCGGCACGGGCAGCCAGGGCGCGTCGGAGTTGCCGGAGAGCAGGGTGGCGACCATGACGACGGCGTAGACCGCGCAGGCCATGCCGGCGACGATGCCGATACGGCGGTATCTGCGGCTTCGGCGACCGGACTCGTCCACGAACACCGGACTCTCGGTCACCGGTCTCCCGGACACCGGACCGCCGGCGGCGGCGTCCAATTGGACGGTCACTTCTTCCGGGTCATGAAGGTGCTCCGGGAGTGTCCGGGATCCATCCCCGGGTTGGGTCTCTTCCCGCCAAACATCGTCGCGCACTTGCATCCCCCCACGGGACCGTTCCGGGCGCGCGTTCGACTCCGAGCACCCGTCGTCGGACCCGTTCCCCACCAGGTCCGAGCGCCCCCTTTGTCACACCGTGCTCGGGGGCACGAATGTAGTGCGCTCATGGGTGATGTGGTGCCTGTATCTCAAATGTGTACATTCATCAGCGTCGCGTCAATGGCCGGAACCCATCCCTCCGAGGGCTTGCGCAACCACCCTTCCCCAGCCGTCAGTTCGGCCGCCGCCCGCCGCAGGGCGTCGAGTCCGGGGTGCACCAGCCCTCTGCGCCACACCAGCGAGACCGGTGACAGGGGTACGGGATCGATCAGGGGCCGCAGCACCGAGGCGGGCATGGCAGGGAAGTCCACCACCGCGAGAACCGGCGTCCGCGTCTTGGCCATGACCCGCTCAAACTCCTCGTCACCGACGGCGAGCGGCGCGGGCGCGGCGACCTCGATGTCCCGTCCCTCGAAGAGCTGGTGCGCGAGGTCGGTCCACTCCGGGGTCCGCGGATTCCCGGCACCCGCGTAGACGACCGAGCCCGCCAGCGCGCGGAGTGGTACCGCCTCCAGCGAGGCCAGCGGATGGTCCTCGGGCAGGATCACCGCCATCGGCTCGTAGCGCACGGGCTGGTGTTCGAGGCCCGCTCGCAGGGACGGGTCGAGACCGGCGAAGCGGCCGAAGGACACGTCCAGGCGCCCCGCGAGCAGTTCGGCCGCGGCTCCGGTCAGGCCACTCTCGTAGCGCGCCATCAGCTCATGATCGGGGGCGAGTTCGCGGGCCCGCCCCAGCACCCGCCGCCCGGTGCCGAGCCCCGGCGAGTTCAGGTCGACCAGCAGGGGCCTGGCCTGCCCGAACGCTGCCACCAACGCCTCCTGCGCCGCCAGCACCCGCCGCGCGTGCGGCACCAGCCGCTCCCCGTCCGCCGTCAGCGTCACCTGCCGCGTGGTCCGTACGAACAGCTCGGCGCCCAACTCCCGCTCCAGCCGCCGTACATCACGACTGAGCGCCTGCTGGGCGACGTAGAGCCGGGCCGCGGCGCGGGTGAAGTGCAGTTCCTCGGCGACGGCGAGGAAGGCACGCAAGAGGCGGAGATCAGGCATGACGGGAATTTACAACGCAGGTGCGTGAATCGGTACGGAGAAGGTGTTGGACCCCTTGATCCACTTCGGGCGAGGGTTGCCCCATGCCGCAACCGACGACCTACCGCCACCTCTTCGCCATACCCGGCACCCGCGCCTTCACCGCCGGAAACCTCATGGCCCGCCTCCCCATGGGCATGTTCAGCGTGAGCGCGGTTCTGATGATCGCCGGGACGCGGGACTCGTACGCCCTCGCAGGTGCCGTGGTCGCGACCGGCCTTGCCGCCACCGCACTGGTCGCCCCCTGGACCGCGCGGCTGATCGACCGCCACGGACAGGCCCGTATCGCCCCGCCCGCCACCCTCCTCGCGGTCCTCGGCAGCCTCGCGCTGGTGCTGTGCACGCGCATGGGCGCCCCCGACTGGACCCTCTTCGCCGCGTACGCCGCCACCGCGACCACCCCCAACACCGGCGGTATGTCCCGGGCCCGCTGGGCGCACCTGCTGAAGGGCGACCCGGCGGCGCTGCACACCGCGAACTCCTTCGAGCAGGCGGCGGACGAGCTGTGCTTCATGCTCGGCCCGGTCCTCGCGGCCTTCCTGTGCGGGGCGTTCTTCCCGGAGGCGGGCACCCTCACCGGTGTGCTGCTCCTCGCGGCGGGCATGGCGCTGTTCACCGCCCAGCGGTCGACCGAACCGCCGGTCCGGAGCCGGCAGACCCCCAGTGAGCCTCCCTATCGCGCCCCGGGCATGCCCCCACTGCTCGTCGTCTGCCTCGCGATGGGTGCCGTCTTCGGTGCCCTGGAGGTCGTCACGATCGCGTTCGCCGACACACAGGGGCACGGCACGGCGGCCGGTGTGGTCCTCGGCCTCCAGGCGGGCGGCTCCTGTGCGGCGGGGCTGGTGTACGGGGCTCTGAAGCCGGGCGGCTCAGCCGAGCGCCGCTACCCGTGGTGCATCGGCGCGATGGCCGTACTCCTGACGCTGCCGCTGCTCGCCGCGTCCCTCACCGGTTCGCTCGTGGTGCTCGCGGGCGCCCTTCTGATCTCCGGGATGGCGACCGCACCGACGATGATCACCAGTATGACCCTGGTCCAGGAGCGCACCCCCGAGGGGCGCCTCAACGAGGGCATGACCCTGGCCGTCACCGGTCTGCTCGGCGGTATCGCGCTCGGCAGCGCGGCCGGCGGCTGGGCGGCGGAGCATGTGTCGGCGACGGCGGGGTTCGGGGTGCCGGTCGCGGCGGCGGGGGTGGCTCTGGTCATCGCCCTTGCCCCACGGGCGTTCGACCCACTGAACATCAACCCCGAATCCCGTCCGATCCATTGACGTGCCCACAGCCCGCACCTACCTTCCCCCGTCGAAGCGCTTCGACGTCGCGCATCGAATCGATTCGATGAACCCTGCGTGACGCCCAGTACGTCCCGATACCCATCCGACTCCCCTGGAGGCACTGGATGTTGACGGTACGAAGGCGAGTGGCGGCCGCGGCCGTGGTCCTGGCGGGATCACTGCTTCTGGCCTCCTGCGGCGACTCTGACGACGGCGGATCCTCCGACGGCAAGACCCTGCGGCTCTGGCACTACGAGGGCCTCAACAGCGCGATGGGCGTGGCCTGGACCGAGGCGATCAAGGAGTTCGAGGCCACGCACCCCGGTGTGAAGGTGGAGTACGAGGAGAAGAGCTTCGAACAGATCCAGAAGACCGCCCCGATGGTCCTGAACTCCTCCGACGCCCCCGACCTGATGGAGTACAACAAGGGCAACGCGACGGCGGGCAAGCTCTCCCAGCAGGGCCTGTTGACCGACCTCACCGAAGAGGCGGCGAAGCGCGGCTGGGACAAGAAGCTCAGCGACTCGGTGCGCACTACGAGCCAGTACGACGCCCAGGGTGTGATGGGCTCGGGCAAGTGGTTCGGCGTGCCCAACTACGCCGAGTACACGATGGTCTACCTCAACAAGGACCTCTTCGCGAAGCACAAGATCCCCGAGCCGACGACATTCGACGAACTGACCTCCGCGATGGGCAAGTTCGCCGACGCGGGCGTCACCCCGCTGGCCAACGCCGGCAACGAGTACCTCGCCCAGCAGTACGTCTACCAGCTGGCCCTGTCGAAGGCGGACCGCGCCTGGGTCGACGCCTACGAGCTCTACGACGGCGAGGTCGACTTCCACGACGCCGCCTGGACGTACGCCGCCGAGACCTTCGCCGACTGGGTGGACAAGGGGTACATCGCCAAGAACTCCACCGGCACCAAGGCCGAGGAGGCCGGGGTCTCCTTCATCCAGGGCAAGGCGCCGATCCTGTTCTCCGGCAGCTGGTGGTTCGGCCGCTTCCAGGACGAGGCGAAGTTCGACTGGGGCACCTTCCTGTGGCCCGGCTCGGATCTCACCCTCGGTTCGGGCGGAAACCTCTGGGTGGTCCCGGAGAGCGCCGAGAACAAGGAACTCGCCTACGACTTCATCGACATCACCATGTCGGAGAAGATCCAGAACCTGCTCGGCAACAAGGGCGGCGTCCCGGTCGCGGCCGACGCCGCCGCCATCACCGACCCGCAGTCGAAGAAGCTGATCGACGACTTCAACACGCTCTCCGACAACGACGGCCTCGCCTTCTACCCGGACTGGCCGGTCACCGGCTTCTACGACGTCCTCGTCTCCGAGACGCAGAAGCTGATGACGGGCAGCGCGGACCCGGACGCCTACCTCGACGCGTTGCAGGAGGCGTACGACAAGGGCGTACCGAAGCGATGACGGTGACCGTCGAACGCGGCGCGCGGGTGAGCCGGAAGCACGAGGATCCGAAGCACCCGCGCCCGCGCGACTCCTACGCCCTCTTCCTGCTCCCCGGTGTGCTCGCCTTCCTCGCGGTCGTCGTGCTGCCGTTCGCGATGAACACGTACGTGAGCTTCACGGACTGGCAGGGCGTGGGCGACCTGGAGTGGACCGGGCTCGCCAACTACCGGGAGCTGATGGACGACTCCGAGTTCTGGGAGTCCTTCCGGCACAGCATGTTCATGGTCGTCGCCATGGCCGTCGTACCGACCGCGCTCGGTCTTGTCCTGGCGGCGGCGCTGTTCGACTACGTCGGCAAGCACTTCGGCAGCAGGACGGTCGCCGTGTTGCGCGCCTGCTTCTATCTCCCGCAGGTGCTGCCGATCGCGGTCGCGGGCATCGTGTGGAGCTGGATCCTCGCCCCCGACAACGGCACGCTCAACGAACTCCTCGGCGCCGTCGGTCTGTCGAGCTGGCAGCAGGACTGGCTCGGCAACCCGGACCTCGCGCTCTACAGCGTCATGGGCGTGATGGTGTGGGTGCAGCTCGGCTTCCCGCTGGTGGTCTTCATGGCCGGACTCCAGCGCGTGGACCCGCAGTTGTACGAGGCGGCGGAGCTGGACGGGGCCGGCTGGTGGCGCCGCTTCTGGCACATCACGCTGCCGCAGATCCGCCCGGAGACGTATGTCGTCCTCACCTGGTGCACGATCGCCGCGCTCAAGGTGTTCGGCGCGGTGTACGTGCTGACGAAGGGCGGCCCGGGCGGGGCGACGAACGTGCCCTCCTACTTCTCCTTCACCACGTTCTTCGAGAAGACCCAGGTCGGCTACGGCGCCGCGATCTCCACGGTGCTGACCGTGATCATCCTGGCCCTGTCCCTGATCGGACTGAAGCTCCAGACCCGCGCCGAGGAGGGTGCATGAGCACCGCGCTACGCCGTTACCCGGTCCTCGTCGCGCTGACGGTCGCCGCCCTCTTCATGATCGTGCCGTTTCTGATCGTGGCGGTGAACGCGGTCAAGTCCCCGGCGGAGTACTCCCAGAACGGGCCCCTCAGCCTCCCCGAGGGCCTCTACCTGGACGGCCTGAAGGACTTCTGGGAGCGCGTCGACTACACGCAGAAGCTGATCAACTCGGTGCTGATCAGCGGGGCGGTGGCGGTCTGCGCGGTGGTGCTGTCGGTGCTGAACGCGTACGCGATCGGCATCGGCCGGGTGAAGGGCCGCACCTGGGTGCTGGCCTTCTTCGTCCTCGCCAACATGCTGCCGCAGGAGGCGCTGGTCTACCCGGTGTACTACCTGAGCAAGGAGGTCGGGCTCTACGACACCAGGCTGAGCGTGATCATCGTCTTCACGGTGATCCAGGCGGCGTTCGGGACGTATCTGCTGGCGTCCGTCCTCGGCCAGTTCCCCCGCGAGATCATCGAGGCCGCCCGGATCGACGGCGCGAACAAGTGGCAGGTGCTGTGGCGCATCGTCGTCCCGGTCAGCCGCCCCACCCTCGGCGTCCTACTGGTGTTCTTCTTCATCTGGACCTGGAACGAGTTCCTGCTCCCCCTGGTCATGCTGATCTCCAACGACAACCAGACGGTGTCGGTGGCCCTCGGTGTCCTCCAGGGCCAGCGCCTGATGGACGCCACGATGACGAACGCGGCGGCCCTGCTCGGGGTGCTCCCCGCGATCGTGTTCTTCCTCCTGTTCCAGCGGACCCTCACCCGCGGTATCGCCGTGGGTGCCGTGAAATAAGGACCCCCCACGTGAAATTCACCGACGGCTACTGGCTGTTGCGCGACGGCGTCACCGCGGACCACCCGGTGCAGGTCCTCGATGTCATCGCCGAGGACGGCACGCTGGAGATCCACGCCCCGACCCGGCCCGTCCGCCACCGCGGCGATCTGCTGAAGGGACCGGTCGTGACGATACGCGCGCACGCGCCGATGCCCGGCGTCATCGGCGTCACCTTCACCCACTTCGAGGGCGAGCCGCCCCGCGGCCCCGAATTCGAGGTGCACCAGGAGGACTTCACCCCCCAGGTGTCCTACGACGAGGAGTGCGCGACCCTGATCTCCGGCGAGCTGTCCGTGCGGGTGAGCCGCACCGGGCCCTGGCAGGTCGACTTCCGCGCGGGCGGCCGTACCCTCACCCGCAGCGGCCCCAAGGGGCTCGGCATCATGCGGGACGCGAGCGGCGCGCACTACCTGCGCGAGCAGCTCAACCTCACGGTGGGCACCTCGGTGTACGGCCTGGGCGAACGGTTCGGGCCGCTGGTGAAGAACGGCCAGGTCGTCGACGTCTGGAACGCCGACGGCGGCACCGCGACCGAACAGGCCTACAAGAACGTCCCCTTCTATCTGACGGACGCCGGCTACGGCGTCTTCGTCGACCATCCGGGCAAGGTCTCCTTCGAGGTCGGCTCGGAGACGGTGTCCCGGGTCCAGTTCAGCGCCGAGACCCAGGAGTTGACGTACTACGTCATCCACGGCCCGACCCCGAAGGACGTCCTGCGCAAGTACACCGCCCTCACCGGCCGTCCCGCCCTGCCGCCCGCCTGGTCTTTCGGGCTGTGGCTGTCGACGTCCTTCACGACGTCGTACGACGAGGAGACGGTCACCTCCTTCGTCGAGGGCATGGCATCGCGCGGGCTGCCGCTGTCGGTCTTCCACTTCGACTGTTTCTGGATGCGCGAGTTCCAGTGGTGCGACTTCCAGTGGGATCCGCGGGTCTTCCCCGACCCGGAGGGCATGCTGTCCCGGCTGAAGGCGCGGGGGCTGCGGGTGTGCGTGTGGATCAACCCGTACATCGCGCAGCGCTCACCGCTGTTCGCGGAGGGCAAGGCGCTCGGGCATCTGCTGCGGCGGCCCGACAGGAGTGTGTGGCAGTGGGATCTGTGGCAGCCGGGCATGGCGCTGGTCGACTTCACCTCCCCCGCCGCCCGCGCCTGGTACGCCGCGAAGCTGGAGGCGCTGCTCGCGCAGGGCGTGGACTGCTTCAAGACCGACTTCGGCGAGCGGGTGCCGCTCGACGTGGAGTGGTCCGACGGCTCGGACCCGGAGCGGATGCACAACTACTACACGTACCTGTACAACCGCACGGTCTTCGACGTACTGCGCAAGCACCGGGGTGAGGGCGAGGCGGTCGTCTTCGCACGGTCGGCGACGGCGGGCAGTCAGAAGTTCCCCGTGCACTGGGGCGGCGACTGCGAGGCGACGTACGAGTCGATGGCGGAGTCGCTGCGGGGCGGACTGTCGCTCGGGCTGTCGGGCTTCGGGTTCTGGAGCCATGACATCGGCGGCTTCGAGGGCACGCCGACGCCCGAGTTGTTCAAGCGGTGGCTGGCCTTCGGACTGCTGTCCTCGCACAGCCGGCTGCACGGCAGCTCCTCCTACCGGGTCCCGTGGCTGTTCGACGAGGAATCGGTCGACGTGCTGCGGCACTTCACCCGGCTGAAGCTGCGTTTGATGCCGTATCTGTACGAGGCCGCGCGCACCGCCCACACCGAGGGCGTGCCGATGATGCGGGCGATGCCGCTGGAGTTCCCGGACGACCCCGGGTGCGCGCATCTGGAGCGGCAGTACATGCTCGGGCCCGATCTGCTGGTGGCACCGGTGTTCAGCGACTCCGGCGACGTGTCGTACTACGTGCCCGAGGGCACCTGGACGCACTTCGTGACCGGCGAGACGGTCACCGGGCCGCGCTGGGTGCGCGAGACGCACGGGTTCCTGAGCGTGCCGCTGCTGGTCAGGCCGGGGGCGGTGATTCCGGTGGGCGCGGTGGACGACCGGCCCGACTACGACCACGCCGACGGGGTCACGCTGCGCGCGTACCGGCTGCGACGCGGGGCGCAGGTGGCGGTGCGGGTCGGGGACGTGGCCTTCACCGTCGTACGGGAGGGGGACACGCTGCGGGCGTCGTGCGGTGACCCCTCGGCGCCGTGGGGGCTCGCGGCCGGGGAGCGCGTGGTGCGGGCGCGGGCGGGGACCGGGTTTCTGACGCTGGAACTGGAGGCCTGATGGTGAAGATCACCGATGTGGCCCGGCGCGCCGGAGTCTCCCCCAGCACCGTCAGCTACGCCCTCAGCGGCAAACGGCCGATCTCCGAGGAGACCCGGCGCCGGGTG of the Streptomyces sp. NBC_00287 genome contains:
- a CDS encoding ABC transporter substrate-binding protein yields the protein MLTVRRRVAAAAVVLAGSLLLASCGDSDDGGSSDGKTLRLWHYEGLNSAMGVAWTEAIKEFEATHPGVKVEYEEKSFEQIQKTAPMVLNSSDAPDLMEYNKGNATAGKLSQQGLLTDLTEEAAKRGWDKKLSDSVRTTSQYDAQGVMGSGKWFGVPNYAEYTMVYLNKDLFAKHKIPEPTTFDELTSAMGKFADAGVTPLANAGNEYLAQQYVYQLALSKADRAWVDAYELYDGEVDFHDAAWTYAAETFADWVDKGYIAKNSTGTKAEEAGVSFIQGKAPILFSGSWWFGRFQDEAKFDWGTFLWPGSDLTLGSGGNLWVVPESAENKELAYDFIDITMSEKIQNLLGNKGGVPVAADAAAITDPQSKKLIDDFNTLSDNDGLAFYPDWPVTGFYDVLVSETQKLMTGSADPDAYLDALQEAYDKGVPKR
- the yicI gene encoding alpha-xylosidase; amino-acid sequence: MKFTDGYWLLRDGVTADHPVQVLDVIAEDGTLEIHAPTRPVRHRGDLLKGPVVTIRAHAPMPGVIGVTFTHFEGEPPRGPEFEVHQEDFTPQVSYDEECATLISGELSVRVSRTGPWQVDFRAGGRTLTRSGPKGLGIMRDASGAHYLREQLNLTVGTSVYGLGERFGPLVKNGQVVDVWNADGGTATEQAYKNVPFYLTDAGYGVFVDHPGKVSFEVGSETVSRVQFSAETQELTYYVIHGPTPKDVLRKYTALTGRPALPPAWSFGLWLSTSFTTSYDEETVTSFVEGMASRGLPLSVFHFDCFWMREFQWCDFQWDPRVFPDPEGMLSRLKARGLRVCVWINPYIAQRSPLFAEGKALGHLLRRPDRSVWQWDLWQPGMALVDFTSPAARAWYAAKLEALLAQGVDCFKTDFGERVPLDVEWSDGSDPERMHNYYTYLYNRTVFDVLRKHRGEGEAVVFARSATAGSQKFPVHWGGDCEATYESMAESLRGGLSLGLSGFGFWSHDIGGFEGTPTPELFKRWLAFGLLSSHSRLHGSSSYRVPWLFDEESVDVLRHFTRLKLRLMPYLYEAARTAHTEGVPMMRAMPLEFPDDPGCAHLERQYMLGPDLLVAPVFSDSGDVSYYVPEGTWTHFVTGETVTGPRWVRETHGFLSVPLLVRPGAVIPVGAVDDRPDYDHADGVTLRAYRLRRGAQVAVRVGDVAFTVVREGDTLRASCGDPSAPWGLAAGERVVRARAGTGFLTLELEA
- a CDS encoding carbohydrate ABC transporter permease, encoding MTVTVERGARVSRKHEDPKHPRPRDSYALFLLPGVLAFLAVVVLPFAMNTYVSFTDWQGVGDLEWTGLANYRELMDDSEFWESFRHSMFMVVAMAVVPTALGLVLAAALFDYVGKHFGSRTVAVLRACFYLPQVLPIAVAGIVWSWILAPDNGTLNELLGAVGLSSWQQDWLGNPDLALYSVMGVMVWVQLGFPLVVFMAGLQRVDPQLYEAAELDGAGWWRRFWHITLPQIRPETYVVLTWCTIAALKVFGAVYVLTKGGPGGATNVPSYFSFTTFFEKTQVGYGAAISTVLTVIILALSLIGLKLQTRAEEGA
- a CDS encoding carbohydrate ABC transporter permease; the encoded protein is MSTALRRYPVLVALTVAALFMIVPFLIVAVNAVKSPAEYSQNGPLSLPEGLYLDGLKDFWERVDYTQKLINSVLISGAVAVCAVVLSVLNAYAIGIGRVKGRTWVLAFFVLANMLPQEALVYPVYYLSKEVGLYDTRLSVIIVFTVIQAAFGTYLLASVLGQFPREIIEAARIDGANKWQVLWRIVVPVSRPTLGVLLVFFFIWTWNEFLLPLVMLISNDNQTVSVALGVLQGQRLMDATMTNAAALLGVLPAIVFFLLFQRTLTRGIAVGAVK